Proteins encoded in a region of the Mucilaginibacter sabulilitoris genome:
- a CDS encoding polysaccharide biosynthesis protein, translated as MIYIRNLIFQDRIHSRWLVLLIDLMIVFVSLCLSISLKDKLDLKQDNIYYMIFYCSNAILIFLIMRTHTRIIRYSNTKDMLRIFVAVLVSNAAFMFLCNVLFAPYLRFSLSGLGDILLINFFISSSLLMGMRIVIKDLFVYLEEPVQTEKKENVLIYGSGMSSILIKNAIEGQKGLMIQVQGFIDVSSDKIYKCVEQKQVYPIRALDGLKKKFDIKTMLVTSEDLNVDGKRKAVDKCIELGIKVITVPPSDQWLNGKPNLNQFKDLKIEDLLERAPIELCKDHILSELSGKRILVTGAAGSIGSEIVRQVMSYNPECVILCDQAETPLHDIQMEIEDGKNTCKTKMFIADIQNTGRIRSLFNLYKPQIVFHAAAYKHVPMMENNPTEAVLTNVWGTKNVADISLEFGVEKFIMISTDKAVRPTNIMGASKRIAEMYIQSLGTEINNNQDFYPVDGNGATGQTKFITTRFGNVLGSNGSVIPRFKAQIEKGGPITVTHPDITRYFMTIPEAVQLVLEAAIMGKGSEIFLFDMGQPVKIADLAANMIKLAGFTPGEDMKIVYTGLRPGEKLYEELLNEEEHIIPTYNKDIKISKTIPNSYTEINTVIKELLELGLLNNTDQMVLKMKAILPDFISNNSQYEKLDLRLANTETL; from the coding sequence ATGATTTACATCAGAAATTTAATATTTCAGGATAGAATTCACTCCAGGTGGTTAGTGTTATTAATTGACCTGATGATAGTCTTTGTATCACTTTGCCTTTCTATCTCATTGAAAGATAAGCTCGATTTGAAGCAGGATAATATTTACTACATGATTTTTTATTGTAGTAATGCTATTTTAATTTTCCTGATCATGCGTACCCACACGCGTATTATAAGGTATTCTAATACTAAAGATATGCTGCGCATTTTTGTAGCAGTACTGGTAAGCAACGCTGCATTCATGTTCCTGTGTAATGTATTATTCGCGCCCTACCTGAGGTTTAGCCTTAGCGGTTTGGGCGATATTTTGCTTATTAACTTTTTCATATCATCATCATTATTAATGGGGATGCGCATTGTGATAAAGGATTTGTTTGTATATCTGGAAGAACCTGTGCAAACCGAAAAGAAAGAAAATGTACTGATATATGGTTCGGGTATGTCATCTATTTTAATTAAAAATGCAATTGAGGGTCAAAAAGGACTCATGATACAGGTTCAGGGCTTTATTGATGTCAGTTCAGATAAAATTTATAAATGTGTTGAACAAAAACAGGTGTACCCCATACGCGCGCTTGACGGATTAAAGAAAAAATTTGATATCAAAACGATGCTGGTAACCTCCGAAGATCTGAATGTTGACGGTAAACGTAAAGCTGTTGATAAATGCATTGAGCTTGGCATAAAGGTTATTACAGTTCCACCGTCAGATCAATGGCTTAACGGAAAGCCAAACTTAAACCAGTTTAAAGACCTGAAAATTGAAGATCTTTTAGAAAGGGCACCTATTGAGCTATGTAAAGATCATATTTTGAGTGAGCTTAGCGGTAAACGTATTTTGGTTACCGGTGCCGCCGGTTCAATCGGGTCAGAAATAGTTAGGCAGGTAATGTCTTATAATCCCGAATGTGTGATATTGTGTGATCAGGCCGAAACTCCGTTACATGACATCCAGATGGAAATTGAAGATGGTAAAAATACATGCAAAACAAAAATGTTTATAGCCGATATTCAAAATACCGGCCGTATACGGTCACTCTTTAATTTATATAAACCGCAAATTGTTTTTCATGCTGCCGCGTATAAGCATGTGCCAATGATGGAAAATAATCCCACCGAAGCTGTATTGACTAATGTTTGGGGTACCAAAAACGTAGCCGATATTTCCCTGGAGTTTGGGGTAGAGAAATTTATCATGATCTCTACAGATAAAGCCGTTCGGCCAACCAATATCATGGGCGCTTCCAAACGAATTGCAGAAATGTATATCCAGTCGTTAGGTACCGAAATTAATAACAATCAGGATTTTTACCCGGTTGATGGAAACGGTGCAACCGGCCAAACCAAATTTATAACAACCCGTTTTGGAAATGTGCTCGGATCCAACGGCTCTGTAATACCCAGGTTTAAAGCGCAGATTGAAAAAGGCGGACCAATAACGGTTACCCATCCGGATATTACTCGTTATTTTATGACAATTCCTGAAGCTGTGCAGTTGGTGCTTGAGGCAGCCATAATGGGTAAAGGGTCTGAAATATTTTTGTTTGATATGGGACAACCGGTTAAAATAGCCGATCTGGCCGCTAATATGATCAAACTGGCGGGTTTTACTCCTGGTGAGGATATGAAAATTGTTTACACAGGTTTAAGGCCCGGGGAAAAACTGTATGAAGAGTTGTTGAATGAAGAAGAGCACATCATCCCAACCTATAATAAGGACATAAAAATTTCCAAAACCATACCTAACTCGTATACCGAAATTAATACGGTAATTAAAGAGTTATTAGAACTTGGCTTATTGAATAATACCGACCAGATGGTTCTCAAAATGAAAGCAATTCTACCTGACTTTATTAGCAATAATTCGCAATATGAGAAACTGGATCTGAGGCTTGCCAATACCGAAACACTGTAA
- a CDS encoding helix-turn-helix domain-containing protein → MHSKIDYPVISYDNNNSGSIGNSSDVNFGQVLERVVRRDRMGISELARRLNVSRRTIYNWFEMEKLSIDIISKIGFVIGHDFSNEFPDEFAKTNSYYTDDESFKDMANAPEQPNAIYYWMDRYIKLLEKFNQVLSHDVNHENMV, encoded by the coding sequence ATGCACAGTAAAATCGATTATCCAGTTATTAGTTATGATAATAATAACTCTGGTAGCATTGGTAATAGTTCGGACGTAAACTTCGGGCAAGTACTGGAAAGAGTGGTTCGGAGAGACCGTATGGGCATCAGTGAACTTGCAAGAAGACTAAACGTAAGCCGCAGAACCATTTACAACTGGTTTGAAATGGAAAAGCTTAGTATTGACATTATAAGCAAGATTGGCTTTGTTATAGGTCATGATTTTTCAAATGAATTTCCGGACGAGTTTGCTAAAACAAATAGTTACTATACCGATGATGAATCATTTAAAGATATGGCAAATGCCCCGGAACAGCCAAACGCTATTTATTACTGGATGGACAGATATATAAAGCTGCTCGAGAAATTTAACCAGGTTTTAAGCCATGATGTAAATCATGAAAACATGGTTTAG
- a CDS encoding response regulator transcription factor, with protein MINVIVADNQILTREGLSAVLASVKDIRVLGWASTPALLDNMIRELEPKVVIIDHDEGFSLDDIKNIIARYNFINVLVLSNNQQRVAILEMMYKGVKNHISKSSRKDEIINAVYVTARGEQYICERTSKILFGDRPAITETSEAPSLSSRETEIVHLIAKGLTNKEIAEKLYLSVHTIKTHRKNIIKKLGFTFKNAAELVLMVGYLNDLII; from the coding sequence ATGATAAACGTCATCGTTGCTGACAACCAGATACTCACCCGGGAAGGTTTGTCGGCAGTTTTAGCTTCTGTAAAAGATATACGTGTACTGGGTTGGGCCTCTACTCCAGCCTTATTAGATAATATGATCCGTGAACTGGAGCCAAAAGTAGTGATCATTGATCATGATGAGGGCTTCAGTTTGGATGATATTAAAAATATAATTGCACGTTACAATTTTATTAATGTTCTGGTATTGTCAAACAATCAGCAGCGCGTTGCTATACTCGAAATGATGTATAAAGGGGTAAAAAACCATATCAGCAAAAGCAGTCGCAAGGATGAAATTATTAACGCAGTTTATGTCACAGCGCGCGGAGAACAATACATTTGCGAACGTACTTCAAAAATATTATTTGGCGATAGGCCTGCAATAACCGAAACCAGTGAAGCACCATCGTTGTCATCCCGTGAAACCGAAATCGTTCACCTTATAGCAAAGGGCCTAACCAATAAAGAAATTGCCGAAAAGCTATACCTAAGCGTGCATACCATAAAAACGCACCGTAAAAACATCATCAAAAAATTAGGGTTTACCTTTAAAAATGCAGCTGAACTTGTTTTAATGGTAGGGTATCTTAATGATCTTATTATTTAG
- a CDS encoding DUF4856 domain-containing protein: MKKTSTVLTILSAVLILASSCKDNKNDNPTPTYDIPTTYNFTNADFSDATTRLSMVTEMSNLMKVATTGTLDGQTLKNMFANTNSPFTGAAAAYNTSGLQIKNQCATLLQTDVSNYIDTLVKASKSGVPASRGVAGVGASSANPASKYALNGRGANYAQIFNKSVMGGLITYQIVNSMSAAMGSSLDNTTVVAGKGTAAEHNWDIAFGYWGVPIDFPTNKTGAKLWGSYSTQVDSGFHANKILMDAFLKGRAAISNKDNKTRDEQATIILQTMERLTGAAVLQEVKEIKESLNDNMARNSRLSECYGFVYSLKYNPKRKITDAQIDAILALFPASFYDLTLEQVNAIRDAVAKQYDFESVKDIL; the protein is encoded by the coding sequence ATGAAAAAAACCTCTACTGTACTGACGATTTTATCGGCTGTCTTAATTCTGGCTTCAAGTTGTAAAGACAACAAAAACGACAACCCCACACCGACCTACGATATTCCAACAACCTATAATTTCACCAACGCAGATTTTAGTGATGCCACTACCCGTTTAAGTATGGTTACTGAAATGTCGAATTTAATGAAGGTAGCTACAACCGGTACCCTTGATGGTCAGACATTAAAAAATATGTTTGCCAACACAAATTCACCTTTTACCGGTGCAGCCGCGGCTTATAATACTTCAGGCTTACAGATAAAAAATCAATGCGCTACCCTTTTACAAACGGATGTGTCAAATTATATTGACACTTTGGTAAAGGCCAGCAAATCAGGCGTACCGGCAAGCAGGGGAGTTGCAGGTGTTGGTGCCAGCTCGGCAAATCCGGCTTCAAAGTACGCGTTGAACGGCAGAGGGGCAAACTATGCGCAAATCTTCAACAAAAGCGTAATGGGCGGTTTAATAACTTACCAGATTGTTAACAGCATGAGCGCCGCTATGGGTTCATCGCTTGATAATACTACTGTGGTTGCCGGCAAAGGTACCGCGGCGGAGCATAACTGGGATATAGCGTTTGGCTATTGGGGTGTACCTATTGATTTCCCTACCAATAAAACCGGTGCCAAACTTTGGGGAAGCTACAGTACCCAGGTTGACTCAGGTTTCCATGCTAACAAAATTTTAATGGATGCTTTCCTGAAAGGCCGTGCAGCTATCAGCAACAAGGATAACAAAACCAGAGATGAGCAGGCTACAATTATCCTGCAAACTATGGAAAGATTAACCGGCGCCGCTGTTTTACAGGAAGTTAAAGAAATAAAGGAATCATTAAATGATAATATGGCCAGAAACAGCCGCCTCTCTGAGTGCTATGGATTTGTTTATTCATTAAAATATAATCCTAAACGTAAAATTACCGATGCGCAGATAGATGCAATCCTGGCCCTGTTCCCGGCAAGCTTTTATGATTTAACCTTAGAGCAGGTGAACGCCATCCGCGATGCTGTAGCTAAACAGTACGATTTTGAATCGGTAAAAGACATTCTTTAA
- a CDS encoding imelysin family protein codes for MRKFIYTALIAVSAFVLIQSCSKSNSGSGPADGGDKGSSFDRKGMLTNLSTNIIIPAYTAFQTSVTNLDAAVTAFNTAPNATTLVAAQTAFKASYLQWQSTSEFDFGPAADVTLRANTNTYPLDVGQVNDNITAGTYDPDFLKNLSAKGLPALDYLLFGTGVDNNAILLQYTSDAKAANRKAYLAKLSAELKTNITKVTAAWNGAYKATFLNATGTDVGSSTGQLINQLVFDYEILKNYEIGIPAGVQSMGTTFPEKVQAYNAKISVQLALAHLQAILDIYTGKDGIGLDDYLISAKAKASDGSSLNDTILKQFATAKTKLQILKDPLSDNIKNNNAAVTAAYTELQKLTVLLKTDMTSSLGILITYGDNDGD; via the coding sequence ATGCGTAAATTCATTTATACAGCTTTAATAGCTGTTTCGGCGTTTGTACTCATCCAATCGTGTTCAAAATCAAACTCCGGTTCCGGACCAGCTGATGGGGGCGATAAAGGCTCGTCATTTGATCGTAAGGGCATGCTCACCAATCTGAGTACCAATATTATAATCCCGGCATATACAGCTTTTCAAACATCGGTTACTAATTTAGATGCCGCTGTTACTGCCTTTAATACAGCCCCTAATGCTACCACATTAGTAGCAGCGCAAACCGCGTTTAAAGCTTCCTACCTGCAATGGCAGTCAACATCAGAATTTGATTTTGGCCCGGCAGCCGATGTCACTTTAAGAGCTAATACCAATACTTATCCGCTTGATGTCGGTCAGGTAAATGATAATATTACCGCAGGTACATACGATCCTGATTTTCTGAAAAACCTGTCGGCTAAAGGTTTGCCCGCCCTTGATTACCTGTTATTTGGAACAGGAGTTGATAATAATGCCATACTATTGCAATACACAAGTGATGCTAAGGCAGCTAATAGGAAAGCATACCTTGCCAAGCTGTCGGCCGAACTGAAAACTAATATAACCAAAGTAACGGCTGCCTGGAACGGCGCTTATAAAGCCACTTTCTTAAATGCTACCGGTACAGATGTAGGCAGTTCTACCGGGCAATTGATTAACCAGCTGGTTTTTGATTACGAGATACTTAAAAATTATGAAATAGGTATTCCAGCAGGTGTACAATCAATGGGTACCACATTCCCGGAGAAAGTTCAGGCATATAATGCTAAAATTTCGGTACAGCTGGCACTGGCTCATTTGCAAGCCATACTTGATATTTACACCGGTAAAGACGGAATAGGACTTGATGATTATTTAATTTCTGCCAAAGCTAAAGCTTCAGATGGCAGTTCGCTCAATGATACTATTTTAAAACAATTCGCTACTGCAAAAACCAAATTACAGATATTAAAAGATCCATTGTCTGATAATATCAAGAACAATAATGCCGCTGTTACCGCTGCTTATACTGAGTTGCAAAAGCTAACGGTATTGCTAAAAACGGATATGACATCGTCATTAGGGATATTGATTACCTACGGAGATAACGACGGAGACTAA